Proteins encoded in a region of the Mustelus asterias chromosome X, sMusAst1.hap1.1, whole genome shotgun sequence genome:
- the ptges3a gene encoding prostaglandin E synthase 3, which produces MQPASAKWYDRRDYVFVEFCVEDSKDVEINFEKEKFTFSCLGGAENLKHFNEVNLFNAIDPSDSKHKRTDRSVLCYLRKGESGQGWPRLTKGKAKLNWLKVDFNNWSECDDDPEEEDLSSFEKFSQMMNNMGGDDDGDIPDVDGMDDDGSQDSDDEKMPDLE; this is translated from the exons GCAGCCAGCTTCTGCAAAGTGGTATGACCGAAGAGACTACGTCTTTGTTGAATTTTGTGTAGAAGACAGTAAGGATGTTGAAATAAATTTTGAAAAAGAGAAGTTTACATTCAG CTGTCTTGGAGGAGCTGAGAACCTGAAACACTTTAATGAAGTTAACCTTTTTAATGCAATTGACCCAAGT GATTCCAAACACAAGCGGACAGACAGATCTGTCTTGTGCTATTTACGAAAAGGAGAATCTGGTCAAGGATGGCCACGGTTAACCAAAGGAAAAGCAAAG TTAAACTGGCTCAAAGTGGATTTCAATAACTGGTCAGAGTGCGATGATGATCCAGAAGAAGAAGATCTATCCAGCTTTGAAAAGTTCTCACAG ATGATGAACAATATGGGGGGAGACGATGATGGTGACATCCCAGACGTAGATGGAATGGATGAT GATGGATCGCAGGACAGCGATGATGAGA AAATGCCAGATCTAGAGTAA